One part of the Tunicatimonas pelagia genome encodes these proteins:
- the uxuA gene encoding mannonate dehydratase → MEYTWRWYGPADPVTLNDIRQAGATGIVTALHNIAPGKVWTNEAITERKKLIEDSSHRSSLRWSVVESVPVTEAIKIGSEHRDRDIAVFQECIHNLGANDIRTVCYNFMPVLDWTRTDLDYLQSDGSTALRFDQTAFAAFDLYILQRPGAEKEYSEEEKQQAKQYAAQLDEQQAQQLQQNIIAGLPGSDKDYSLQEFQEVLNQYQSVDDKQLRNNLQYFLEKVIPVAEDAQVNMAIHPDDPPRPLLGLPRVVSTETDAQHLLEMVDSPNNGLTFCTGSYGARPDNDLPGMIERLGARIHFLHFRSVQREGSNVNGSFYEANHLEGSADLVNVVKATVALEKKQRANGMNHPIPMRPDHGHKMLDDLHKKTNPGYSAIGRLRGLAELRGVEAALKGSFNI, encoded by the coding sequence ATGGAATACACTTGGCGCTGGTACGGTCCCGCCGACCCAGTTACCCTCAATGATATTCGGCAAGCCGGAGCTACCGGAATTGTTACGGCTCTTCACAATATTGCTCCGGGCAAGGTCTGGACAAACGAGGCTATTACTGAGCGCAAAAAACTCATTGAAGACTCCTCTCACCGTAGCTCACTGCGCTGGTCGGTGGTAGAAAGCGTTCCGGTAACCGAAGCCATTAAAATCGGTAGTGAGCACCGCGACCGGGATATTGCGGTGTTTCAAGAGTGCATTCATAACCTGGGTGCCAATGACATTCGCACCGTTTGCTATAACTTTATGCCGGTGCTCGACTGGACCCGAACCGATCTGGATTACTTACAATCCGATGGTTCTACTGCCCTACGATTTGACCAGACGGCTTTTGCTGCATTTGATCTTTACATTTTACAACGTCCCGGTGCCGAGAAGGAATATTCGGAAGAAGAAAAACAGCAGGCCAAACAATACGCCGCCCAGTTAGACGAACAGCAGGCGCAGCAACTTCAACAAAATATTATTGCGGGCTTACCCGGTTCGGATAAAGACTACAGCTTACAAGAATTTCAGGAGGTACTGAACCAGTACCAATCGGTTGATGATAAACAGTTACGAAACAATTTACAGTATTTTTTAGAGAAGGTGATTCCTGTTGCCGAAGATGCTCAGGTGAATATGGCGATTCATCCTGACGACCCTCCTCGCCCACTACTTGGACTACCTCGGGTAGTAAGCACCGAAACTGATGCCCAGCATTTGCTCGAGATGGTAGACTCCCCGAATAACGGGCTTACTTTCTGTACTGGCTCCTACGGTGCCCGTCCCGATAATGATCTGCCCGGAATGATTGAGCGGTTGGGAGCTCGTATTCACTTTCTTCACTTCCGTAGCGTGCAGCGGGAAGGCAGTAATGTGAACGGTAGCTTCTACGAGGCCAACCATTTGGAAGGAAGTGCTGATCTGGTGAATGTAGTGAAGGCCACGGTAGCTCTAGAGAAAAAGCAACGGGCTAATGGCATGAATCACCCAATTCCTATGCGTCCTGATCACGGTCACAAAATGCTGGATGATTTACATAAAAAGACCAACCCAGGTTACTCAGCCATCGGTCGACTGCGCGGTTTAGCCGAACTAAGAGGGGTAGAAGCAGCACTAAAAGGGAGTTTTAATATTTAA